The following proteins are encoded in a genomic region of Thiomicrospira sp. R3:
- a CDS encoding leucyl aminopeptidase translates to MKKIQFQLNAHPKLNDFDTLVLPVFSNGQSIGAAAEFGVNGLIDALDKQDDFKGKIAQTLMLHQVAQLDCPRLLLVGMGDQEKLTQKGFLSAVQAMAKTLENSGATHVLDTSHLATPKGQNQNWSLYQNSLILQRSFYDYSHESRGEHKPKNPHLNQACFMAENTVEHQHAIQQGQATALGMAMTQDLANMPSNFCTPAYLADTAKQLGKDAGFKVTVLEREQMIAMGMGSFMAVAQGTDTPPKMICIEYQGGQPDQAPIALVGKGVTFDTGGISLKPGASMDEMKYDMGGAATVIGVFQALAELKPAINVVGVIPATENMPSGNAIKPGDVVRSLSGQTIEILNTDAEGRLILCDALTYTQQTYQPGLVIDIATLTGACIIALGNHVSGVLGNDQDLVNQLLEAGKTTYDRCWQMPLGEEWDEQLKSNFADMANIGGREAGTITAAQFLARFTKEVKWAHLDIAGTAWQSGANKGASGRPVPMLVEFIMQQVNG, encoded by the coding sequence ATGAAGAAAATCCAATTTCAATTAAACGCCCATCCGAAATTAAACGACTTTGACACCCTTGTGCTCCCTGTGTTTAGCAATGGCCAATCGATCGGTGCAGCTGCCGAGTTTGGAGTCAACGGCTTAATCGATGCACTCGACAAGCAAGATGACTTTAAAGGTAAAATCGCTCAAACCCTAATGCTTCATCAAGTAGCACAACTCGATTGCCCAAGACTATTGCTCGTGGGCATGGGGGATCAGGAAAAATTAACGCAAAAAGGCTTTTTATCTGCTGTTCAAGCCATGGCCAAAACCTTGGAAAACTCAGGGGCTACGCATGTATTGGACACGAGCCACCTCGCCACACCCAAGGGTCAAAACCAAAACTGGAGTCTCTATCAAAACAGCTTGATTCTTCAACGCAGCTTTTATGACTATAGTCATGAAAGCCGTGGCGAACACAAACCAAAAAACCCACACCTCAACCAGGCCTGCTTCATGGCTGAAAATACTGTCGAACATCAACACGCCATCCAACAAGGCCAAGCTACCGCACTAGGCATGGCCATGACCCAAGACCTAGCCAATATGCCAAGTAATTTCTGCACCCCAGCCTATTTAGCCGATACAGCCAAACAACTTGGTAAGGATGCCGGATTTAAAGTCACTGTGCTTGAGCGTGAACAAATGATTGCAATGGGTATGGGCAGTTTTATGGCCGTGGCTCAAGGCACCGATACCCCACCGAAAATGATCTGTATCGAATACCAGGGCGGTCAACCCGATCAAGCCCCTATTGCACTGGTGGGTAAAGGGGTCACTTTTGATACCGGTGGCATCTCACTTAAACCCGGGGCGAGCATGGATGAAATGAAATACGACATGGGTGGAGCCGCCACCGTAATTGGCGTATTCCAGGCCCTTGCAGAACTTAAACCTGCCATTAATGTTGTAGGCGTAATTCCAGCCACTGAAAACATGCCATCGGGTAATGCGATTAAACCCGGTGATGTAGTGCGTTCCCTGTCAGGCCAAACGATTGAAATTCTCAATACCGATGCCGAAGGCCGTTTGATTTTATGTGATGCACTCACCTATACACAACAAACCTATCAGCCAGGCCTGGTGATTGATATTGCTACCTTGACCGGCGCGTGTATTATTGCGCTGGGGAATCATGTATCGGGTGTTTTAGGCAATGACCAAGATTTAGTTAATCAACTGCTTGAAGCAGGTAAAACCACCTATGACCGCTGCTGGCAAATGCCGCTGGGCGAAGAATGGGATGAGCAGCTTAAATCCAACTTTGCGGATATGGCCAACATAGGAGGTCGTGAAGCGGGCACGATTACTGCCGCGCAATTTTTAGCACGCTTTACCAAAGAGGTAAAATGGGCACACTTAGATATTGCCGGCACAGCTTGGCAATCAGGCGCAAACAAAGGGGCTTCAGGTCGCCCAGTACCGATGCTGGTTGAGTTTATTATGCAGCAAGTAAACGGATAA
- the lptF gene encoding LPS export ABC transporter permease LptF: MRILDKYLYKELGYTLLAVLAVLLLVSFGTETTRVLTMAIDGKLPASVVFQVLMLKIPAALEVILPLAVLLAVMLAIGRLYQDQEMVVFRSCGISETYFQKQVAIFLVPWVVVTAFITLWLTPWAAQMERDVIAQAQVNSPIAGLVAGRFNSLPNNNGVLYAREIESNGTMQEVWIRLGESRGQAVLMAPEGRFEMVDGRLALVLLKGSSYEGLQTPDELRVQVFERLALYLPDLSPSQTRLRNRELTTHALWRSESPAHQALLQWRLVLPVSILVLGLLALRMSKTKPRQGRFAKIFIAIILYVIYIQLLTTTEDALAKEKLSLWFGLWWIPLVFALFIFTKPDAMKQFLKRKPV, encoded by the coding sequence TTGCGGATTCTCGATAAATATCTTTATAAAGAGCTGGGCTATACCTTATTAGCCGTATTGGCGGTATTGTTATTGGTTAGTTTTGGTACCGAAACGACTCGGGTTTTGACGATGGCGATTGATGGCAAGTTACCTGCGAGTGTTGTTTTTCAGGTGTTGATGCTTAAAATTCCGGCGGCATTGGAGGTGATTTTGCCTTTAGCGGTGTTGTTAGCCGTGATGTTGGCTATAGGACGCTTATATCAAGACCAAGAAATGGTGGTTTTTAGAAGTTGCGGTATTAGTGAAACCTATTTCCAAAAGCAAGTGGCGATATTTTTGGTGCCTTGGGTAGTGGTAACAGCGTTTATAACACTTTGGCTTACCCCTTGGGCAGCACAAATGGAACGCGATGTTATTGCCCAGGCGCAAGTGAATTCGCCCATAGCAGGCCTGGTTGCCGGGCGTTTTAATAGTTTACCTAACAATAATGGCGTGCTTTATGCGCGTGAAATTGAATCTAATGGCACCATGCAGGAAGTTTGGATTCGGCTAGGTGAATCGCGTGGACAGGCTGTATTAATGGCACCAGAAGGGCGCTTTGAGATGGTTGATGGCCGTTTAGCACTTGTTTTATTGAAGGGCTCTAGTTACGAGGGCTTGCAGACCCCAGATGAACTGAGGGTTCAAGTGTTTGAGCGTTTAGCGTTGTATTTGCCCGATTTAAGTCCTAGCCAGACTCGATTACGCAATCGAGAGTTAACCACCCATGCGTTATGGCGGAGTGAATCACCCGCGCATCAGGCGCTTCTACAATGGCGATTAGTATTGCCGGTCAGTATTTTAGTGTTAGGTTTATTGGCGCTTAGAATGAGTAAAACCAAACCACGCCAAGGGCGGTTTGCTAAGATTTTTATCGCGATCATTTTATATGTTATCTATATTCAATTACTGACGACAACTGAGGATGCCTTAGCGAAAGAAAAACTCAGTTTATGGTTTGGTTTGTGGTGGATTCCATTGGTTTTCGCCTTGTTTATCTTCACAAAGCCCGATGCGATGAAACAGTTTTTAAAAAGGAAGCCTGTGTAA
- the lptG gene encoding LPS export ABC transporter permease LptG, which yields MNRIEWYLGRVVISHTLLVLFVLLIIFAFTEFMNQVARIDEGYTLSLAGLYTLLKMPVYGYEVFPIALLIGTLIGLGGLANHAELTVLRVTGWSVARILVAVMKTALVLWLIAAALGEWMAPKSEGYANQLRAEALQRSISLGDRSGFWMKEPERLIHVEQVIASDRMQGVTIYQMQQGQIVGVTQAAQAEFMEDHWRLTDVHHQSITLTAYDQQAAIWPSITRLQNQMASKQEVFPLDPAMLKRLQLDSKYLRIDELHQYIQFLQLNGLESAPFELEFWRKLAAPLVVMGMIALVFPLIFGAQRQVSMGQRIFVGTVIGLGFYLLNQLIGNLSVVYQFPPFLGAFVPSLVLLMVAVVLFRRLR from the coding sequence ATGAATCGAATCGAGTGGTATTTGGGGCGAGTGGTTATAAGTCATACCTTGTTGGTGTTGTTTGTATTGTTGATCATTTTTGCGTTTACGGAGTTTATGAACCAAGTAGCGCGTATAGATGAAGGCTACACCTTAAGCTTAGCTGGGCTTTATACTTTGCTCAAAATGCCGGTTTACGGGTATGAGGTTTTTCCTATCGCGTTGTTAATTGGTACTTTGATTGGGTTGGGCGGTTTGGCTAATCATGCTGAACTCACCGTCTTGAGGGTAACGGGTTGGTCGGTGGCGCGAATCCTGGTGGCGGTGATGAAAACGGCGTTAGTTTTATGGTTAATTGCGGCCGCACTGGGTGAATGGATGGCGCCAAAAAGTGAAGGCTATGCCAACCAGCTAAGAGCAGAAGCGTTGCAGAGGAGCATTTCATTAGGCGACCGTTCTGGGTTTTGGATGAAAGAACCAGAGCGTTTGATTCATGTGGAGCAGGTTATTGCGAGTGACAGGATGCAGGGTGTCACTATTTATCAGATGCAGCAAGGGCAGATTGTTGGGGTGACTCAAGCAGCACAAGCTGAATTTATGGAGGATCATTGGCGTTTGACGGATGTACATCATCAGTCGATTACGCTTACGGCCTATGATCAGCAGGCAGCGATATGGCCAAGTATCACCCGTCTGCAAAACCAGATGGCGAGTAAGCAGGAAGTTTTTCCGCTTGATCCTGCGATGCTTAAGCGGTTGCAATTGGACAGCAAATATTTGCGGATTGACGAGTTGCATCAGTATATTCAGTTTTTGCAATTGAATGGTTTAGAGTCCGCGCCTTTTGAACTTGAGTTCTGGCGTAAACTGGCGGCGCCGTTGGTGGTGATGGGTATGATTGCGTTGGTCTTTCCATTGATATTTGGCGCTCAACGCCAGGTGAGTATGGGGCAGCGAATTTTTGTGGGTACGGTCATCGGATTGGGGTTTTATTTATTAAATCAGTTGATCGGTAATTTAAGCGTGGTTTATCAATTTCCACCGTTTTTGGGGGCGTTTGTACCCTCGTTGGTTTTGTTAATGGTTGCGGTGGTGTTATTTAGGCGTTTGCGATAG
- the rlmJ gene encoding 23S rRNA (adenine(2030)-N(6))-methyltransferase RlmJ codes for MLSYRHVFHAGNFADVLKHLVVLETLQYMMQKDKPFLYLDTHAGGGGYALHCAQAQKNAEFSNGIGMLWGNKELPEAVGRYMEQVALFNQQNQAKGLGFYPGSPWLAQSVLREQDRLSLFELHPQENKLLEKTMSQAGRDRRVKVFSQDGFQGLIAQMPPKERRGVVLMDPSYEVKADYDRVVEVLVQAHKRFATGNYLLWYPVVERMRIQHLKKAIQASGIRHVEAYELGLSEDTSGRGMTASGVMLINPPWVLKSTMQAVLPWLVKQLAPQNGFYRIETWVEE; via the coding sequence ATGCTCAGTTATCGCCATGTCTTTCATGCGGGAAATTTTGCCGATGTGCTTAAACATCTGGTGGTGTTGGAAACCTTGCAATATATGATGCAAAAAGATAAACCATTTTTATATCTTGATACCCATGCGGGTGGCGGTGGCTATGCGCTTCATTGCGCTCAAGCACAAAAGAATGCTGAGTTCTCTAATGGCATCGGCATGTTGTGGGGAAATAAAGAGTTGCCCGAAGCAGTGGGGCGTTATATGGAGCAAGTAGCGCTGTTTAACCAACAAAACCAAGCGAAAGGGTTGGGTTTTTATCCTGGCTCGCCTTGGTTGGCGCAATCGGTGTTGCGCGAGCAGGATCGTTTGAGTTTATTTGAGTTGCACCCGCAGGAAAATAAGTTGCTGGAAAAAACAATGAGTCAGGCGGGTCGAGATCGACGCGTCAAGGTGTTTAGTCAAGATGGCTTTCAAGGGTTAATTGCACAGATGCCGCCCAAAGAGCGACGAGGGGTGGTGTTGATGGATCCGTCTTATGAAGTTAAAGCCGATTATGATCGCGTTGTCGAGGTGTTGGTTCAAGCACATAAGCGTTTTGCAACGGGGAACTATTTGTTGTGGTATCCGGTAGTAGAGCGCATGCGGATTCAGCATTTAAAGAAGGCGATTCAAGCCAGCGGTATTCGTCATGTTGAGGCCTATGAGCTAGGCTTAAGTGAGGATACCTCAGGGCGCGGTATGACCGCCAGCGGCGTGATGTTGATTAATCCGCCTTGGGTGTTGAAATCAACCATGCAGGCCGTTTTACCTTGGCTAGTGAAACAACTCGCACCCCAAAACGGTTTTTATCGAATAGAGACTTGGGTTGAAGAGTAG
- a CDS encoding Na+/H+ antiporter subunit E yields MSSLVRFSVLFGLMLVCWWALSEGDNQAWWFGVPLALIAAGLMWRFWPKSRFGFTNVLTLLPKIIGFFLWQSWRGGWDVAKRALSKNAGVNPVVIDYALSLPIGWRRDIWLATIGLMPGTLAVAIEGNLAKVHVLDKALDVQPGLVAFERLLLAWR; encoded by the coding sequence GTGTCCAGCTTGGTTCGTTTTAGTGTGTTGTTTGGTTTGATGCTTGTGTGTTGGTGGGCGTTGAGTGAAGGGGATAACCAGGCCTGGTGGTTTGGTGTGCCTTTGGCGTTGATTGCAGCGGGTTTGATGTGGCGTTTCTGGCCGAAAAGTCGTTTTGGATTCACTAATGTGCTGACATTATTGCCCAAAATTATTGGGTTTTTTCTATGGCAGTCTTGGCGCGGGGGGTGGGATGTGGCGAAGCGTGCCTTGTCTAAAAATGCAGGCGTGAATCCGGTGGTAATCGACTATGCGCTTAGTTTGCCGATAGGTTGGCGACGTGATATTTGGCTGGCGACTATTGGGCTCATGCCTGGTACCTTAGCGGTCGCGATAGAGGGTAATCTGGCTAAGGTGCATGTGTTGGATAAAGCGCTGGATGTCCAACCAGGCCTGGTTGCGTTTGAGCGATTATTATTAGCTTGGCGTTAG
- a CDS encoding monovalent cation/H+ antiporter complex subunit F — protein sequence MNSFYMMIALILLVTMLLGLVRVMHGPSRVDRMLAAQLLGTSSVGILLLLALAFEQSALRDVALVFALLAAVSGLAFVRVWAAGVLAK from the coding sequence ATGAATAGCTTTTATATGATGATTGCGCTGATTCTACTGGTCACCATGCTGTTAGGTCTGGTTCGGGTGATGCACGGGCCTAGCCGGGTGGATCGCATGTTAGCGGCACAGTTATTGGGCACCAGCAGTGTTGGGATTTTATTGTTATTAGCCTTGGCGTTTGAGCAGTCGGCATTGCGTGATGTCGCTTTGGTATTCGCTTTATTGGCGGCGGTCAGTGGCTTGGCGTTTGTTAGGGTTTGGGCGGCTGGGGTGTTGGCAAAATGA